The genomic DNA CGCACACTGCGTCGTCAAGCCGAGGAGTTGGGGAAGAGCTTGAATGACGTGCTACTGCGCGCCTTGCACCGCGGCGCTGGATTATCCGATGAGGCGACCGAACACGACGACCTCGACTTTCTGATCGGGAGCTGGGAGACCGACACGCGCGTGGAGCAGGCGCTGCACGCGCAACGCACCATTGACCGCACGATGTGGCGATGAGACTCGCGATCGACACCAATGCGTATGTCGCCGTGTGCAAAGGGAGCCCGCACGCCATCGCCGTGATGCGCCGGGCAACGGCTATTCTTGTCCCCTTTGTCGTGGTGGCGGAACTGCGGGCCGGATTTGCGTGCGGAACGCGCACGACCCGCAACGAACAAATGCTAACGCGATTTCTGAACACCGAGCGCGTCGGGATCCTCTACGCGGACGACCAGACCAGCCATCACTATGCGCGGCTGTATTATCAGCTGCGGCGCCAAGGTACGCCGATCCCCGCCAACGACCTCTGGATCGCCGCGTTGGTCAGCCAACACACACTCACCTTGCTCAGCACCGACCGCCACTTCACCCACCTCCCCCAGCTGCCGCTGGTGCGCGAGCCACGTTGACCAGGCGCCCCAGACCCAAAACAC from Deltaproteobacteria bacterium includes the following:
- a CDS encoding type II toxin-antitoxin system VapC family toxin; the encoded protein is MRLAIDTNAYVAVCKGSPHAIAVMRRATAILVPFVVVAELRAGFACGTRTTRNEQMLTRFLNTERVGILYADDQTSHHYARLYYQLRRQGTPIPANDLWIAALVSQHTLTLLSTDRHFTHLPQLPLVREPR